The proteins below are encoded in one region of Pseudomonadota bacterium:
- a CDS encoding flagellar FliJ family protein — translation MKSIQTIIKVNKQALDEKRQELAELEGQKEQLINWQKKMKDELAKEFDFAVKNPEMSITFDYYRKLISRRQVNLQLALNDLNLQIENITLQIAELFGEVKKYEIIEQQKLAKILKEQKLRDSKALDEIAISNYLKERNGQ, via the coding sequence ATGAAAAGCATTCAGACCATAATAAAGGTAAATAAACAGGCACTAGATGAAAAGCGTCAGGAACTGGCAGAGCTTGAAGGGCAAAAAGAACAGCTTATAAACTGGCAAAAGAAAATGAAAGACGAGCTTGCAAAAGAATTTGATTTTGCAGTAAAAAATCCTGAGATGAGCATTACCTTTGACTATTACCGAAAATTGATAAGCCGGCGTCAGGTAAACCTGCAATTAGCCTTAAATGACCTGAACTTGCAGATTGAGAATATAACATTACAGATAGCCGAGCTTTTCGGTGAAGTAAAAAAATATGAAATAATAGAACAGCAAAAACTGGCTAAAATATTGAAAGAGCAAAAGCTCCGAGATTCAAAAGCCCTTGATGAGATTGCTATTAGTAATTACCTAAAAGAACGTAACGGGCAGTAG
- a CDS encoding Rap1a/Tai family immunity protein, whose amino-acid sequence MRTIILSSLFLIISTFVYGEKAVADEGRAVKDDVITSEQPLKSEPKTAPIVRAGDIYASCQHHFENVFNTTENIAKRASCNGYFFGIGGILIILQAEKANTKTCIPEDISAHDLAKVFLEWTKNPKNDLNISAPEATIMALREKYKCD is encoded by the coding sequence ATGAGAACCATAATACTATCGTCATTATTTTTGATAATATCTACTTTTGTCTATGGAGAAAAGGCGGTTGCTGATGAGGGGCGTGCGGTAAAGGACGATGTAATAACCTCCGAACAGCCGTTGAAATCCGAGCCTAAAACGGCTCCTATAGTAAGGGCGGGGGATATATACGCATCTTGCCAGCATCACTTCGAGAATGTGTTCAATACTACGGAAAACATTGCAAAAAGAGCCTCATGTAACGGTTATTTTTTCGGGATAGGCGGGATATTGATAATACTTCAAGCAGAAAAGGCTAATACCAAAACGTGTATTCCGGAAGACATATCGGCACATGATCTTGCCAAAGTGTTCTTAGAATGGACTAAAAATCCTAAAAACGACCTCAATATATCCGCACCTGAGGCTACGATTATGGCTCTAAGGGAAAAATATAAATGTGATTAG